A genomic region of Canis aureus isolate CA01 chromosome 16, VMU_Caureus_v.1.0, whole genome shotgun sequence contains the following coding sequences:
- the SOX9 gene encoding transcription factor SOX-9: MNLLDPFMKMTDEQEKGLSGAPSPTMSEDSAGSPCPSGSGSDTENTRPQENTFPKGEPDLKKESEEDKFPVCIREAVSQVLKGYDWTLVPMPVRVNGSSKNKPHVKRPMNAFMVWAQAARRKLADQYPHLHNAELSKTLGKLWRLLNESEKRPFVEEAERLRVQHKKDHPDYKYQPRRRKSVKNGQAEAEEATEQTHISPNAIFKALQADSPHSSSGMSEVHSPGEHSGQSQGPPTPPTTPKTDVQPGKADLKREGRPLPEGGRQPPIDFRDVDIGELSSDVISNIETFDVNEFDQYLPPNGHPGVPATHGQVTYTGSYGISSTAATPAGAGHVWMSKQQAPPPPPPPPQQPPQAPPQPPQAPPQAPQAPPQPQPAPPQPQAAHTLTPLSSEPGQAQRTHIKTEQLSPSHYSEQQQHSPQQIAYSPFSLPHYSPSYPPITRSQYDYTDHQNSGSYYSHAAGQGSSLYSTFTYMNPAQRPMYTPIADTSGVPSIPQTHSPQHWEQPVYTQLTRP, translated from the exons ATGAATCTCCTGGACCCCTTCATGAAGATGACCGACGAGCAGGAGAAGGGCCTGTCCggcgcccccagccccaccatgTCCGAGGACTCGGCGGGCTCGCCCTGCCCTTCGGGCTCCGGCTCGGACACCGAGAACACGCGGCCCCAGGAGAACACGTTCCCCAAGGGCGAGCCGGACCTGAAGAAGGAGAGCGAGGAGGACAAGTTCCCCGTGTGCATCCGCGAGGCCGTCAGCCAGGTGCTCAAGGGCTACGACTGGACGCTGGTGCCCATGCCCGTGCGCGTCAACGGCTCGAGCAAGAACAAGCCGCACGTCAAGCGGCCCATGAACGCCTTCATGGTGTGGGCGCAGGCGGCGCGCAGGAAGCTCGCCGACCAGTACCCGCACCTGCACAACGCCGAGCTCAGCAAGACGCTGGGCAAGCTCTGGAG ACTGCTGAACGAGAGCGAGAAGCGGCCCTTCGTGGAGGAGGCGGAGCGGCTGCGCGTGCAGCACAAGAAAGACCACCCGGATTACAAGTACCAGCCGCGGCGGAGGAAGTCGGTGAAGAACGGCCAGGCGGAGGCCGAGGAGGCCACCGAGCAGACGCACATCTCCCCCAACGCCATCTTCAAGGCGCTGCAGGCCGACTCGCCGCACTCCTCCTCCGGCATGAGCGAGGTGCACTCCCCCGGCGAGCACTCGG GGCAATCCCAGGGCCCGCCGacgccccccaccacccccaaaacCGACGTGCAGCCGGGCAAGGCTGACCTGAAGCGCGAGGGCCGCCCCCTGCCCGAGGGGGGCCGACAGCCCCCCATCGACTTCCGCGACGTGGACATCGGGGAGCTGAGCAGCGACGTCATCTCCAACATAGAGACCTTCGACGTCAACGAATTCGACCAGTACCTGCCGCCCAACGGGCACCCCGGGGTGCCGGCCACGCACGGCCAGGTCACCTACACGGGCAGCTACGGCATCAGCAGCACCGCGGCCACCCCGGCGGGCGCGGGCCACGTGTGGATGTCCAAGCAgcaggcgccgccgccgccgccgccgcccccgcagcAGCCCCCGCAggcgcccccgcagcccccgcaggcgcccccgcaggccccgcaggCGCCCCCGCAGCCGCAGCCCGCGCCCCCGCAGCCGCAGGCGGCGCACACGCTGACCCCGCTGAGCAGCGAGCCGGGCCAGGCGCAGCGAACGCACATCAAGACGGAGCAGCTGAGCCCCAGCCACTACAGCGAGCAGCAGCAGCACTCGCCGCAGCAGATCGCCTACAGCCCCTTCAGCCTCCCGCACTACAGCCCGTCCTACCCGCCCATCACCCGCTCGCAGTACGACTACACTGACCACCAGAACTCCGGCTCCTACTACAGCCACGCGGCGGGCCAGGGCTCCAGCCTCTACTCCACCTTCACCTACATGAACCCCGCGCAGAGGCCCATGTACACCCCCATCGCCGACACCTCCGGGGTCCCCTCCATCCCGCAGACGCACAGCCCCCAGCACTGGGAACAGCCTGTCTACACACAGCTCACCAGGCCTTGA